A region from the Dendropsophus ebraccatus isolate aDenEbr1 chromosome 1, aDenEbr1.pat, whole genome shotgun sequence genome encodes:
- the LOC138800879 gene encoding lysophosphatidic acid receptor 4-like: MSNNNSCQLLSHVVYLSGYSIISPIGLVMNSIAIFLFFHMNKMRSPTIVYMKNLAITDLLLACTIPLKIYSYTVDQSKISMEVQFWICNIFGSFLLLNMYGSIFLLTCISFDRYLAVCFPLRSQRFRQKAAWICVGVWVLNITSCVVSYVRYTDSYANSSCLDGRPPFVTKTEPTIGAVGIGFLIPLGVIVISSAAMLRSMEQSQVVQDGLVNKLKVIRMLATNTTIFLLCFLPYHLVLFIYQFMDNCILEEAYQFTLLTACWNTVLDPFAYYFTTDTIRNVVKEEIKAGKKFLDMSDLSFEKNRPIISS; this comes from the coding sequence ATGAGCAACAACAACAGCtgccagctgctcagccatgttGTGTACCTGAGTGGGTACTCCATTATATCACCCATTGGGCTAGTCATGAACAGTATCGCCATCTTTTTGTTTTTCCATATGAATAAGATGAGATCTCCCACCATTGTCTACATGAAGAACCTCGCCATCACCGACCTCCTACTGGCCTGCACCATTCCTCTAAAAATCTATTCCTATACAGTAGACCAATCAAAAATCAGCATGGAGGTACAGTTCTGGATATGTAACATCTTCGGCTCTTTCCTCCTTCTCAACATGTACGGCAGTATTTTTTTATTGACCTGCATCAGTTTTGACCGATATCTGGCTGTCTGCTTCCCTCTTCGATCTCAACGCTTCCGTCAGAAGGCCGCTTGGATCTGTGTTGGTGTATGGGTCCTCAACATAACATCCTGCGTTGTGAGTTATGTCAGGTACACAGATTCTTATGCTAATAGCTCTTGCTTGGACGGCCGTCCACCATTTGTTACTAAGACGGAACCCACAATAGGGGCTGTCGGCATAGGCTTTTTAATCCCTCTTGGAGTCATAGTCATAAGCTCTGCGGCCATGTTAAGGTCAATGGAGCAAAGTCAAGTTGTTCAAGATGGACTAGTCAACAAGCTGAAGGTGATACGTATGCTGGCTACCAATACCACTATCTTTCTTCTTTGCTTCCTTCCTTATCATCTGGTCTTGTTTATTTACCAATTCATGGACAACTGTATTCTGGAAGAGGCCTACCAGTTCACGCTATTGACAGCTTGCTGGAACACAGTGCTTGACCCCTTCGCCTACTACTTCACCACCGATACAATCAGAAATGTGGTCAAAGAAGAGATCAAAGCAGGAAAGAAATTTCTGGATATGTCGGATCTATCTTTTGAGAAAAATAGGCCCATTATATCCTCTTAG
- the LOC138784392 gene encoding homeobox protein siamois-like — MLEASLHQKNLKRSVMDSELEQVLCTVLSLEEDYPRLSPPMRNQENPSSHFYTLIDFSSAMEAPGCLHPSDILQEAACDLYSMIGLQEDLPSIMPGVPAPAEPGADRQIKPLKRKYSDDSQDGCKKPRVEMYTRETMTSGAHSRKKTIFSTEQTKFLQNQFEFNPYPDFVQRCEISQMTGIPEPRIQVWFQNRRARHPPRTNRSLGNRKRLQ, encoded by the exons ATGCTGGAGGCTTCATTGCACCAGAAGAACTTGAAGAGGTCAGTCATGGACAGTGAGCTGGAGCAGGTCCTCTGCACTGTCTTGTCTCTAGAAGAAGATTACCCCAGATTGTCTCCTCCCATGCGGAACCAGGAGAATCCCTCTAGTCATTTCTACACTCTCATTGATTTCAGTTCGGCCATGGAAGCTCCAGGATGTCTCCATCCCTCAGATATTCTACAAGAAGCAGCATGTGACCTGTACTCTATGATAGGTTTACAAGAAGATTTACCCAGTATAATGCCAGGTGTGCCCGCCCCTGCGGAACCTGGAGCAGACAGACAGATCAAGCCCTTAAAAA GAAAGTATTCTGATGACAGTCAGGATGGATGTAAGAAGCCCAGAGTGGAGATGTATACCCGGGAGACAATGACTTCTGGGGCCCATTCCAGGAAGAAAACAATCTTCAGCACCGAGCAGACCAAGTTCCTTCAGAACCAGTTTGAATTCAATCCTTATCCAGACTTCGTCCAAAGATGTGAGATCTCTCAGATGACAGGGATCCCCGAACCCAGGATACAG GTTTGGTTTCAAAACAGAAGAGCGAGACATCCTCCAAGAACCAATAGATCCCTGGGAAATAGGAAGCGTCTTCAATGA